TCACCATGGGCGACGTGCTGGCGCGCCGGATGCCGGGGCGGGCGGTGCGCATCACCGCGTGCACCGCGACCATCGCCGCGCTGCTGCCGATGATGCTCGTCCAGCTCGCGGGAACCGGTGATCTGCTGGCGTTCATCCTCGGCTTCACCAGCGACTCGCTGAAGACCGGCTGCATCATCGGCCTCGGCGTCCTGATGATCAGCTACGCGGCGATCGGCGGCATGAAGGGCACCGCCCTCATCCAGATCCTGAAGATCGTGATGCTGCTGGGCTCCGGGCTGGCCGTCGCCGCACTGATCCTGCACCGCTTCGGCTGGGACCCGGGTGCGCTGTTCGCGGCCGCCGCGAAGAACAGCGGGGCGGGTCCCTCGTTCCTGCACTCGGGCCTGGAGTTCGCGGGCGGCCCCGCACCCCGGCTCGACATGATCAGTTCGGAGCTGACGGTGGTGCTCGGCGGCGCCTGTCTGCCCCACGTCACCATGCGGATGTACACGGCGAACAGCGCCCGGCAAGTGCGCCGCTCGCTGTCCTGGGCGGTGCCGTCGGTGGCCCTGTTCGTGCCGGTGATCACCGTGGTCGGGTTCGGCGCGACGGCCCTGATCGGGCGCGCCACCGTCGCGGCGGCCGACCCACAGGGCAACACGGCCTATCTGCTGGGCTCGCGGGCGGCGTTCGGGGCGGAGGTGTCGACCGCGGAGGCGCTGCTGTTCACCACGGTGACGACGGCAATCTTCCTGACCCTGCTGGCCTCCGTCGCCGGCATGATCCTCGCCTGTGCCAACTCCCTCGCCCACGACGTGTTCGCCGCCCATCTGCGGGACGTGCCGCCGCGCCGCGAGATGACCCTGGCACGCCTGTCGGCGCTGGCGGTGGGCGTCCCGGCGATCCTGCTCGCCACCCTCGTGCAGCACCACAGCCTGCAGCCCCTGGTGACGCTCTCCTTCTGCATCGGCGCGTCCGCGATCGCGCCGGCCCTGGTGTACGGCCTCTTCTGGCGCCGCTACACCCGAGCCGGCCTGCTGTGCACGCTGATCGGCGGCACGGTGACGGTCCTCGTCCTGATGACCGGCACGAACCTGGTCTCCGGCTCCCCCGCCGCGGCCTTCCCGAACGCCGACTTCAACTGGTTCCCGTTCACCACCACCGGTCTCGTCTCCATCCCGCTGGGCTTCGCCTACGGCTGGCTGGGCACCCTCGCCTCCGGCCGCCGGAAGGCCGCGGAGCAGCGCCGCCAGTACGAGGCGGTGGAGGGGTGGATCCTGGCGGGAGCGGTACGGAGGAACGGCTGAGGGGCGGATGGCCCAGGCCTCGGACCGGGTTCGCCCCCGCTTAGCCGCGGGGGCGGGGCGGGCGCGGCAGGCTCGGGGCGCGGCAGGCGTCGGCGGTTACTCCGCCGGGGCCCGGCCCGTCAGGGTGGCGAGGCTGTGGCGTACGTGGTCCATCTGGGCCTGCACGCGGTCCCATGTCTCACCGTGCTCCCGCAGCACCCGTTCCGTCTCGCGGGCGACGCGGTCCTCCCGCACCCGCGCCTCGGCGATCAACTCGGCGGCGCGCGCCTGGGAGTCCCGCTCGACCTGCCGGGCCGACTCCTCGGCCTCGGCCAGCGCCCGCTTCGCCTCCGACAGGGCGGCCTCCGCGAGCGCCACCCGCTCCGCCTCCCACGCGTCCACTCCCGCCGCCCGTTCGGCCGTCGCACGCTCCTCGCGCGCCCAGCGATCGGCATGCTCCCTGCCCTGCTCGGCGAGCAGGGCCTCGGTACGCTGCCGCACCTCGCGCAGCGCGGCCAGCGCCTCCCCGCGCCCCTCCTTGACCTCGCGCCGCGCCTCGATCCGTACGTCGTCGGCCTCGGCCCGGGCCGCCAGCAGCCAGGTACGGACGCGCTCTTCGGCCTCGCCGCGCACCTCGTCCGCGTACGCCTGCGCGGCCTCCCGCACACACCGCCCGGCCTCCTCCGCCCCGGCGAGGACGCGCTCGGCCTCCTGTCGCGCCTCCTCCCGCGCGGCCACAGCCTCCTCCTGCGCGAGGCGGAACACCTGTCGCGCCCGTTCGCCGAGTGCCTCGTACGTCTGCGGAGGCAGCTGCGCCAGCGTCTCGCGCAGCCGCACCAGATCGGCCTCCATCTCCCTGGCCAGCACGGTCAGCCGGGCGGCCCGCTCCCAGGCGGCGTCGCGGTCCTGCGATAGCTCCGCGATGCAGGTGTCGACCTGGGCGGGACGGTAACCGCGCCGCACGGACACGAAGCCGTGCGGCGACTCCGATGCGCTGCTCATCGTGGGACCCCTCTCGCCTGACCCAGACTAACGGATGATTTCGCGCACATCTTGATGGATCAGACGGAAGTGTTCATAACACGACACTCCGCGCATAACAACGGATGAATCCCGACGCAAAGCCGCATACGCCATGACACATACAAAAGGGACGAATCGGGTCATACGACAGTCGTACGACCAGATCCGGCCCTTGATGAGACGTCAGACATGCCAGAAACGCCAGGAATGCCAGAAACGCCAGACACGCATCCTCGGCGGCACTTCAGGACGGCGTCAAAGCAACCCGTCCCACATCTGCTCCAGCAGCACCGACCACCAGCTGTCCGGCGAACCGAGCGCCGCCGGATCGAGCGAGGCGAGCTGCGCCTGGAAGTCGACGGTCCAGCGGCCCGCCTGCTCCTGGTTGAGCCCGTAGCGCAGCCTCCACATCCGACCCAGCAGCGCCAGGCACCGCACGAACTCGGGCAGCCCCGTGTTCACGAACTGCGGCGGTACGGAAGCACCGCCCCGCCCCGCCTCCACAGGCACCGCGACGATGTTCGCCGTGCCGTACTGCACGCAGATCGCCTTGCCGAAGTCACTGCCCATGACCAGGTACGAGCCCGCGTCCGCGGACGGCTGCACCCCGCGCTCCTGCGCCAGTTCGGCCAGCGTCGGCACCGGACGGCCCGGCTGCGCCTGCGCCCAGAAGAACGGACCCATGTCCAGGGGCAGTCCGGCCACCACCAAGGTGTGCGCCACGATCGGCGGCACACCCTGCCGGTCCACCGCGGCCTGCTCGAACCGGAAGATCCCCGGCCCGAAGGCACCGGCCAGTTCCTGCGCGACGGCATCCGGCGGAATCGGCGGCGCCGGCTGCACCGGCGGCAGCGGCGCACGCACCGGAGCCGGACGCGCCGGACCGTCCGCCACCTGGTGCAACTCGCCCTGGTGCGCCAGCAGTTGCCGCATACCATCCTGACGCGAGGCATGGTCGGTGCCGTACGGGGCGATGCTCGTGATCCGCGCCTGCGGCCAGTTCTCCCGGATCATCCGCGCGCAGTAGGCGCCCGGCAGCTCGCACGACTCCAACTCCGTGTGCAGCTCCAGCACCTGGTCCGGCGGCACGTTCATGGCCCGCAGCTCGTGGAAGATCTGCCACTCCGGGTGCGGGGTGCCCGGCGCCGAACGCCGGATCAGCTGCTGCTCGGAACCGTCCTGCGCGCGGTAGCGCAGCACGGCCTGGTAACCGGGGCCGACCGTCGGCTGACCGGACGGCGGATAACCGTACGACGGCTGCCCGCCAGGCACCGGCTGCCCGGGCATCGGCTGCGGCTGCATCGGCTGCCCCGGCTGCGCAGCGCCGGGCGCCATGCCCGGGGCGCCCGGGGGCGGCGGGGGCGGGCCGGGAACACCGGGTGCGCCAGGAACACCGGGTGCGCCAGGAACACCCGGCGGCTGCGGCACGCCAGGCCCGCCGACGGGCGGACCCGCGAGCATCGTGGCCGCGTGATGCACACCACCCGGCGTGTTCGGCACACCGGGAGCCCCCGGAGCCTGAGGAGCATGGGGCGGATTCGGCGCACCCGGCGGCTGAGGCCCACCCGGAACCTGCGACGCACCAGGCGGCTGAGGCGCCCCCTGAACCTGCGACGCACCCGGAACGCGCGGCGCACCCGGAACCTGAGGAGCCCCCGAAACCTGAGGAGCGCCCGGACCCGCCGCGCCCTCGGGCCCGTCCGGACCGATCTGCGGGACGAGCTGCGTAGGCACGTAGCCGCCCGCCGCGGGACCCTGAGCACCCGGTGCGGGCGGCGGGGGCACGGCACCCGGCAGCCCACCCGGAGTACCGGGAACACCCGGCGGATGGGGCACCCCACCACCGCGCGCCCCCCGCGGAGGCGCCGCCTTGCTGGTCGCGGCGTCGGCGATGTCCTCGGCGTTCGGCGCGAGCCGCCGCCCGGACACGGCCGAACCGGCCGGAGGCTGCGGCGGGTTGGGAGCACCGGGGACCCTAGGCACACCCGACGAAGGCACACCGGAACCACCCGCGGGACCCTGCGGATAACCGTACGAAGGAGCGCCAGGAGGCGGAGTCCCCGGCACCCCCGAAACCGGCGCCACACCCGGAACCCTCGGCGCACCCGGCGGCGCGGACGCGGGCGGCCGCGTACCGTCCTCGTCGGCATCGCTCAGCGGCGGCGCGAACACCGTCACCGGCAGCGGCACCGAACCCTCCTCGCCCGGATCCGCGTTAGTGTCGGTACCCGCCCACGGCGTCGCCCCGTCGGGCACACCCGGCACCGCGTCCCGCACCTCGTCGCCGCCCCCGGCGGCAGGCCACGACGTACCCGAGACCGAACCCTCACCCCCCGGAAGGCCCACAGCGGCCGGCGCGGCAGGCGCGGCAGGCCCGGCAGACGGCTCCCCGTCCCGCCGCCGATCCTCAATGCCGATCTTGTCCGCCGCCTCCTGGAGCCACTCAGGCGGCGTCAACAGGAACGACGTCTGGTTCAGATCCACCCGGGCCGAAGGCGCCGAAGGCGCCTGCGGCACCGCGTCCTTCACCCCGTACTCCTCCTCATACCGGCGGATGACCTCACCCACCGGCAACCCGGGCCACAGCGTCGCCTCACCACTGTCACGGGCGATCACGAGCCGCTGCGCGCCGCCGTCCGAGCGCGGCCCCTCGGCCCGGTCCTCCCCCCACACCACGAACCCGAGCTCGAACTCCCGCACCCGCACCTCACGGTGCTGGTACGCCGGCACATCCCCGTTGATCCACTCTTCCGCGCGCTCCTGCGCCTGCGCGAACGTCACCATCGCCGAACTCACTCCCCCGCCGCAGACGCCGGCGACACGGGCACCGCACGCGCGAACCCGCCGTCCACCATCAGATTCGCCACCGTCTCCAACTCCGGCGGATCCCCCGCGAGTCGCGACAGGAACCGGTCGAAGTCCTCACCGCACGGCAGCAACAGCCGCCCCACACGCTCCGCGGGCGGCCACGACGCATCGACATCCCGCGCGTCGTCGTACGCACAGAACCAGACCGACCCGATCCCGTCGCCCTTCACCTTCACGGCCAGCAGACCACCCTGCACGAAACCGACGCCCAGATAGTCCTTCGTCAGATGGTCACGCAGACACTTGTTCACATACACAAGGTCATTGACCGCCGCCTCGTCCCGCACCGTGAAGAACGGCTGGTCAATCAGCAACCCCAACGCCGCGTCGAGCGCCGCACCCACCGGCGCGCAACCACCCGCCGCCTTCAAGAACGACCGGTACGCACCCGGCAGCCGATACCCCAGGTCCTCCTCGACCTGCTGCACCTGCTGCTCCGTCACCGCCACCGACGCCTTCGGCAGACCGAAGTGCACCGGACGCGTCTCCTGCAACGGCCGCGTCCCCCGCTTGTTCTGATCGACACGCGCCGTCGCCAGCCCACCGTGATGCCTGAGCAGCGCCTTCACCTCGACCGGAATCAACTCCAGCCGACGCGTCCCCCGAACGTGGTGCCACGTCCAGCCGTGCGGCGTCGCCACCGCCGAAATCGTGTCCCACAGATCGTGCCCGGACGCCGCCAGCGCCGCGTTCGCCGACACATAGTCCGTCAGCCGCAACTCGTCCACGCCGAAACCCTCCGGCGGGTCCGCGATCTCCGCGGCCGCACGGGCGTACGGCGAGAAGTCGGGGTAGCCGTGCTCGTCAACCCGTACCCCTCTCGGGTGACGGGCCGCCCGCACCGGATCCGGAAAGTGCACGACCTGCCCGGCGTAGGCCGCGTTCGGCGGCGCGGCTTGCTGCCCGAGCCGACCTGTCGTCATGACGGTTGCCCCCTGCGGCGTTCTGTCTGGCCTGTACGGCGCTGTCGATCGCGAATGTCGACAGCCTATGCGGTACGACGACACCGGTCACCGGGCCACCAGTTGCCCACGGCCACCGGTCCGGGCCGACGTGACCAGCCGTCACCCCGCCGTGACCGTACGCCGAAGAACGGGCGTGTCGGACCGCCCCAGCTACCGCAGCGGCCTCGGCATTTGGCAATCTAATGTCCCACCGGGGGGATGCAAGGGAGGGGAAAGACGATCATGAACGCGACACAAACAGGCACGTCCGGGGACCCACGCATCGGCTGGAGCAGCGCCGACGCGACCACCGCCCCCACCCTCCGCCACCGCCGCGACGGCATACTCCCCACCGTCGCCGCCGCCCTCTCCGTCCGCGGCGCCACCCTCACCGGCACCGCCGCCCGCGGCGACCAGCCACCCGTCCTGCACCCACTCGTCCAGGACTTCCTCGACACCCTCACCAGCGGCCAACGCGACCGCTTCACGGGACGCTGCGCCGAGGCCATCCTCATCTCCCGCCACATCACCGCCGCCGACGCCGCCCGCAGCAAACGCGCCGCCCGCAAACCCATGACCAACGGCGAAGCCCGCAAAACCCTCAAACAGGCCAAACTCACCGCCCGCCGCATCCGCGAGGACGGCGACCCCCTCCACGGCAGCTTCGCCGCCCCCTGCCGCGCCTGCACCGCACTCAGCGACCACTTCGGCGTACACATCGTCGACTCCACGGCGCACAACTGACTCCCCCCACCCCCGCACACCGCACGACGGCGCACACGCCGGTCCATGGCACTCGACGAACGAAGGGCAGATGCACGCCGACCGCTCCTCCTCCACACGCTTCTCCGTACCCGTCGACGCCGCACTGCGCGCCGCGGGCTGGCAACCGGGCCGCTGGAACATAAAGCAGGCGGAAGTCTGGGCCGACACCCTGCGCTCCCACGCATCCCCGGCAGGCCACCGGCACGCGGTCTTCCCCGCGGCCGTCGAGGCATGGGCGGAATTCGGCGGCCTGCACATCACCGCCCAAGGCCCCGGCCGCCAACTCGCCCCCGCGACCCTCGACCTCAACCCCCTCCACGGCCTCCACATGGCCCGCACCCTCGGCGACCTCGGCCGCGCCCTCGACACCGAGGTCTGCCCCCTCGGCGAGGAATCCGACAACCGCTCCCTGCTCGCCATCGACACCGAGGGCCGCGTCTACGCCCTCGACCACACCGGCGACTGGTACCTCGGCCCGGACATCGACCACGGCCTCACCACACTGCTGACGGGAACCCACCCCGTACGACTGACGGCGGGCTGAAAGGCAGACCCGTTCAAACGGCCCCGGCCGGAATCACAGGCCCCGTCAAACGGCCCCGGCCGGAATCACAGGCCCCGTCGGACAGCCCCGGCCGGAACCACGGGACCGTTCAGACAGCCGAAGCCGCCCCGGCCGGAACCACGGGCCCGTTCAGACAGCCGCCCCGGCCGGAACCACGGTCCCGCTCAGACGGACTCGATCAGACCGCCCCGGCCGGAATCACCGCCGACACCCGGAACCCACCCGCATCCGTCGGCCCCGACACGAACACGCCCCCCAGCGCGCTCACCCGCTCCTTCATCCCCAGCAGGCCATTGCCCCCACTCGGCAGCCGCGCCGCCTGAGCCGAACCCGGCTCGGGCGGCGGCTCGTTCTCCACCTGCATCGCGATCTCCGCGCTACGGTGCGCGAGCCGGACATGCGTCCTGGCACCCGCCGCATGCTTGTGGACGTTGGTCAGCGCCTCCTGCACCACGCGATACGCGGTCTGCTCCACCTCGGACGCGTACGACCGCACCTCCCCCTCCACGGACAGCTTCACGACCATCCCGGCCGCCGCCGACTGCCCCACCAACTCCTCCAGCTCGGCAAGACACGGACCGTCCAACGACTCGTCGACCGCCCGCGACGCCGCCGCGGCGGCCGCCGCACCCACGGCGGCAAGCGGCACGGAAGCAGCCGCGGAACGCCCCACGAACCCCTCCCCCGTGCGCAGCACACCCAGCATCTCCCGCAACTCGGTCAGCGCCTGCCGGCCCATGTCCCCCACCAGCGCGGCGTTCTTCACCGCCTTCTCGGGGTCCTTCCTCGCCACAGCCTGAAGAGCCGCCGCATGCACGACCATCAGGCTCACCCGATGCGCGACGACATCATGCATCTCCCGGGCGATCCGGGTCCGCTCCTCGTTCCGCGCCCACTCGGCCCGCTCCTCCGCCCGCTCCGCGAGCAGCATCAGCTCCCGCTCCAGCGAATCCGCCCGCTCCCGCAGGCTCTCCATCAGCCGCCGCCGGGCACCGACATACAGCCCCAGCAGCACGGGAGGAGCGGTCATACCAAGAGCCGTGGTGACGGACAGAAACGGGATGAAGCCGCCGGCGATCGCCAGATCCCCCCGGACCATCCCCTGATGCGCCCGCACGTACGTCACGATGAACATCCCGACGAACGACATCCCCGCGAGCGCGCCGATGATCCGCCGGGGCAGCTCCGACGCGGCGAGGGTGTACAGCCCGACGATGCCCATCAAAAAGCCCATCTGGGCCGGAGTGACGGCGATGCTCACCAGGACGACCGCGATCGGCCACCGCCGCCGCAACAGCAGCGTGACCCCCGCGAACAGACCGAACACCATCCCCACGGGGACGGGCAGCCCGGCATCCCGTGAGAACTGGATCCCCTCCACCGCACACTCCACGGCGGACACCGCCGCGAGCGAGATGTCGAGCAGGGCACTACGCCACCGCACCCACCACCAGGGCCCGCCCCCGGCCCCCGTGTGGTCTTCCCCCGTCGTGGTCATGGCTCCAGCCTACGGGCGGGGGGTGGGGGTTTTCCGGTGAGTTTCCACGGCTCGGTCACACCACAGTCCGTAACCAAGCAGAAGCGAAATCGACCGAAATCCCTCGAACTGCTGAACCACACACTGTTCGACCCCGGAGGTCAACATTCCGCCCGGACGGTATGCCCATGGCACACGCACAGGGCAAGTACAGGGACTTCGAAGGGTTGCGGACGCAGGCGATCGCCTTGCGACGGGCGGGCTACAGCCTTCGCCAGATCCGCGACGAGCTGAAGATCTTCAACAACGACATCCTCAACCAACTGGTGAAGGGAGAGCCGCCACCGGAATGGACGAAGCGACCGAACGCAAAGGACGACCTGCGGGCGAGGGCGCGCGAGCTAAGGCTTCAAGGCTGGACGTACGACCAGATCGAGGCGGAGCTGGGTTGTTCGAGGAGTTCCGTTTCGCTATGGGTGCGGGATCTACCGAAGCCGGAACGCAAGCGCAGCCGTGAAGAAGCCGCAGCGATCGCCAGGCGCGGATGGGAGGCCAAACTCCGCCTCCGTGACGAGGAACGGCAGCGCACGAAGGAAACCGCCAGGCAGGCGATCGGTAACCTCTCGGCACGGGAATTGTTCCTGGTGGGCGTGAGCCTCTACTGGGCCGAGGGCGGCAAGGACAAGCCATACGACCGCCGCGAGAACGTCGCCTTCGTCAACAGCGATCCGAGCATGATCCAGGTCTTCCTGGCCTGGCTCAACCTCCTGGGGGTCGAGCGCGAACGGCTCCGATACAGCGTCATGATCCACGAGACCGCTGACGTGACAGGCGCCGAACAATACTGGGCCGACCTCGTCGGTGCCGACCGCTCCGCGTTCAACAAGACGACTCTCAAGAGGCACAACCCCAAGACGACTCGCAAGAACGTCGGCGACTCCTACCGAGGCTGTCTAGTGATCAAAGTCCTGAAGAGCGCGGACTTGTACCGTCGCATCGAGGGGTCTTGGTACGGCATAGTGGTGTCCGCGCGCGAAGCCGATCAGCAAAATCGGACATAGCGCACAAACTATCCCGGATCGTCTAAAGGCAGGACAAACGGTTTTGGTCCGTTGAATGAGGGTTCGAATCCTTCTCCGGGAGCCACAGCACACAAGACCTTGGTTCGGGCCCTGACAGCACCGTCAGGGCCCGCTCTCATGTCCCCCCGGAAACACCCCGGTATCCTGCGGATGTCCACCCCACCCCATGAAGCCGAAGGGCATCCCCGTGAGCGCCATCCGCCCGGCAGCCGTCGTCGTTCTCGCAGCGGGTGAGGGCACCCGTATGAAGTCGGCCACACCCAAGGTTCTGCACGACATCTGCGGCCGTTCCCTCGTCGGGCATGTGCTCGCCGCCGCACGTGAGTTGAACCCCGAGAACCTGGTCGTCGTCGTCGGCCACGCCCGGGAGCAGGTCTCCGCCCATCTCGCCGAGGTCGACCCGGACGTGCGCACCGCCGTCCAGGCCGAGCAGAAGGGGACGGGGCACGCCGTCCGGATGGCTCTGGAGGAGCTCGGCGGGTCTGTCGACGGGACCGTCGTGGTCGTGTGTGGGGACACCCCGCTGCTGACCGGTGAGACGCTTCAGCGGCTCGCCGGCACGCACCAGGAGGACGGCAACGCGGTCACCGTGCTGACCGCCGAGGTGCCCGACGCCACCGGCTACGGCCGTATCGTCCGCGATGACGCCACCGGCGCCGTGACGGCCATCGTCGAGCACAAGGACGCCACCGAGGTCCAGCGTGCCATCCGTGAGATCAACTCCGGTGTCTTCGCCTTCGACGGGCAGCTGCTCGCCGATGCCTTGAAGAAGGTCCGCACGGACAACAGCCAGGGTGAGGAGTACCTCACCGATGTGCTCGGGATTCTGCGTGAGGCGGGGCATCGTGTCGGTGCGTCCGTCGCGGGCGATCACCGTGAGATCGCGGGTATCAACAACCGTGTGCAGCTGGCCGAGGCGCGCCGGATCCTCAATGACCGGCTGCTCACCGCCGCCATGCTGGCGGGGGTCACGGTCGTGGATCCCGCCACGACCTGGGTGGATGTCACGGTGACGTTCGAGCAGGACGCGATCGTGCAGCCGGGTACGCAGCTGCTGGGTGCCACGCACATCGGTGAGGGTGCCGAGGTGGGTCCCAACTCGCGGCTGAAGGACACCCGTGTGGGTGCGGGGGCGCGGGTGGACAACACGGTCTCCGATGGTGCCACGGTCGGCCCGCAGGCGTCCGTGGGCCCGTACGCGTATCTGCGGCCGGGTAGCCGTCTCGGTGTGAAGGCCAAGATCGGTACGTACGTGGAGACGAAGAACGCGTCGATCGGTGAGGGTACGAAGGTGCCGCATCTGTCGTACGTGGGCGACGCGACGATCGGTGATCACACGAACATCGGCGCGGCGAGTGTCTTTGTGAACTACGACGGGGAGAGCAAGCACCACACGACCGTCGGCTCACACTGCAAGACGGGTTCGGACAACATGTTTGTGGCTCCTGTCACTATCGGGGACGGCGCGTACACCGCGGCGGGCTCTGTGATCACGAAGGATGTGCCGCCCGGTTCGCTGGCCGTGGCCCGTGGTCAGCAGCGGAATATCGAGGGTTGGGTGGCTCGTAAGCGTCCGGGGAGCGCGGCCGCGAAGGCGGCCGAGGCGGCTTCCGGGGAGCCGGGTGGCGAAGGCTGACCGGAATCAGGTGCGTCTGTGACGGCGTACCGTGATAAGTGCACACCCGCACCCCTACCAGCTGAGACGGCCGTCCATATCCAGCCGCTAAGGCGGTAACGGCTTCTCGACGCCCAGCTGAGACACCTCTGAGGAGACAGTGCTGTGACCGGGTTCAAGACGACCGGCGAGAAGAAGATGATGTTCTTCTCCGGCCGCGCCCACCCCGAGCTTGCCGAGGAGGTCGCCCACGAGCTGGGTGTCGGGGTCGTCCCGACGAAGGCCTTCGATTTCGCGAACGGCGAGATCTATGTCCGTTACCAGGAGTCGGCGCGTGGCGCGGACTGCTTCCTGATCCAGAGCCACACGGCTCCGATCAACAAGTGGATCATGGAGCAGCTGATCATGATCGACGCGTTGAAGCGTGCGTCGGCGCGTTCCATCACGGTGATCGTGCCGTTCTACGGTTACGCGCGGCAGGACAAGAAGCACCGTGGTCGTGAACCGATTTCGGCGCGTCTGATCGCGGACATGATGAAGACGGCGGGTGCGGACCGCA
The Streptomyces sp. CGMCC 4.7035 DNA segment above includes these coding regions:
- a CDS encoding sodium/solute symporter; the encoded protein is MTTTTATASITSFSSSSAQAMSLVAFTTVATITLLLCVMTGPDGDDLDEFYTGYGSLSPMRNGLAIAGDYISAATVLGTGGIIALTGYDGVVLALSTVLSLMLLMFLLAEPLRNAGRFTMGDVLARRMPGRAVRITACTATIAALLPMMLVQLAGTGDLLAFILGFTSDSLKTGCIIGLGVLMISYAAIGGMKGTALIQILKIVMLLGSGLAVAALILHRFGWDPGALFAAAAKNSGAGPSFLHSGLEFAGGPAPRLDMISSELTVVLGGACLPHVTMRMYTANSARQVRRSLSWAVPSVALFVPVITVVGFGATALIGRATVAAADPQGNTAYLLGSRAAFGAEVSTAEALLFTTVTTAIFLTLLASVAGMILACANSLAHDVFAAHLRDVPPRREMTLARLSALAVGVPAILLATLVQHHSLQPLVTLSFCIGASAIAPALVYGLFWRRYTRAGLLCTLIGGTVTVLVLMTGTNLVSGSPAAAFPNADFNWFPFTTTGLVSIPLGFAYGWLGTLASGRRKAAEQRRQYEAVEGWILAGAVRRNG
- a CDS encoding coiled-coil domain-containing protein; protein product: MSSASESPHGFVSVRRGYRPAQVDTCIAELSQDRDAAWERAARLTVLAREMEADLVRLRETLAQLPPQTYEALGERARQVFRLAQEEAVAAREEARQEAERVLAGAEEAGRCVREAAQAYADEVRGEAEERVRTWLLAARAEADDVRIEARREVKEGRGEALAALREVRQRTEALLAEQGREHADRWAREERATAERAAGVDAWEAERVALAEAALSEAKRALAEAEESARQVERDSQARAAELIAEARVREDRVARETERVLREHGETWDRVQAQMDHVRHSLATLTGRAPAE
- a CDS encoding SUKH-4 family immunity protein, whose translation is MVTFAQAQERAEEWINGDVPAYQHREVRVREFELGFVVWGEDRAEGPRSDGGAQRLVIARDSGEATLWPGLPVGEVIRRYEEEYGVKDAVPQAPSAPSARVDLNQTSFLLTPPEWLQEAADKIGIEDRRRDGEPSAGPAAPAAPAAVGLPGGEGSVSGTSWPAAGGGDEVRDAVPGVPDGATPWAGTDTNADPGEEGSVPLPVTVFAPPLSDADEDGTRPPASAPPGAPRVPGVAPVSGVPGTPPPGAPSYGYPQGPAGGSGVPSSGVPRVPGAPNPPQPPAGSAVSGRRLAPNAEDIADAATSKAAPPRGARGGGVPHPPGVPGTPGGLPGAVPPPPAPGAQGPAAGGYVPTQLVPQIGPDGPEGAAGPGAPQVSGAPQVPGAPRVPGASQVQGAPQPPGASQVPGGPQPPGAPNPPHAPQAPGAPGVPNTPGGVHHAATMLAGPPVGGPGVPQPPGVPGAPGVPGAPGVPGPPPPPPGAPGMAPGAAQPGQPMQPQPMPGQPVPGGQPSYGYPPSGQPTVGPGYQAVLRYRAQDGSEQQLIRRSAPGTPHPEWQIFHELRAMNVPPDQVLELHTELESCELPGAYCARMIRENWPQARITSIAPYGTDHASRQDGMRQLLAHQGELHQVADGPARPAPVRAPLPPVQPAPPIPPDAVAQELAGAFGPGIFRFEQAAVDRQGVPPIVAHTLVVAGLPLDMGPFFWAQAQPGRPVPTLAELAQERGVQPSADAGSYLVMGSDFGKAICVQYGTANIVAVPVEAGRGGASVPPQFVNTGLPEFVRCLALLGRMWRLRYGLNQEQAGRWTVDFQAQLASLDPAALGSPDSWWSVLLEQMWDGLL
- a CDS encoding SMI1/KNR4 family protein, coding for MTTGRLGQQAAPPNAAYAGQVVHFPDPVRAARHPRGVRVDEHGYPDFSPYARAAAEIADPPEGFGVDELRLTDYVSANAALAASGHDLWDTISAVATPHGWTWHHVRGTRRLELIPVEVKALLRHHGGLATARVDQNKRGTRPLQETRPVHFGLPKASVAVTEQQVQQVEEDLGYRLPGAYRSFLKAAGGCAPVGAALDAALGLLIDQPFFTVRDEAAVNDLVYVNKCLRDHLTKDYLGVGFVQGGLLAVKVKGDGIGSVWFCAYDDARDVDASWPPAERVGRLLLPCGEDFDRFLSRLAGDPPELETVANLMVDGGFARAVPVSPASAAGE
- a CDS encoding YwqJ-related putative deaminase, with protein sequence MNATQTGTSGDPRIGWSSADATTAPTLRHRRDGILPTVAAALSVRGATLTGTAARGDQPPVLHPLVQDFLDTLTSGQRDRFTGRCAEAILISRHITAADAARSKRAARKPMTNGEARKTLKQAKLTARRIREDGDPLHGSFAAPCRACTALSDHFGVHIVDSTAHN
- a CDS encoding SUKH-3 domain-containing protein, giving the protein MHADRSSSTRFSVPVDAALRAAGWQPGRWNIKQAEVWADTLRSHASPAGHRHAVFPAAVEAWAEFGGLHITAQGPGRQLAPATLDLNPLHGLHMARTLGDLGRALDTEVCPLGEESDNRSLLAIDTEGRVYALDHTGDWYLGPDIDHGLTTLLTGTHPVRLTAG
- a CDS encoding sensor histidine kinase, whose amino-acid sequence is MTTTGEDHTGAGGGPWWWVRWRSALLDISLAAVSAVECAVEGIQFSRDAGLPVPVGMVFGLFAGVTLLLRRRWPIAVVLVSIAVTPAQMGFLMGIVGLYTLAASELPRRIIGALAGMSFVGMFIVTYVRAHQGMVRGDLAIAGGFIPFLSVTTALGMTAPPVLLGLYVGARRRLMESLRERADSLERELMLLAERAEERAEWARNEERTRIAREMHDVVAHRVSLMVVHAAALQAVARKDPEKAVKNAALVGDMGRQALTELREMLGVLRTGEGFVGRSAAASVPLAAVGAAAAAAASRAVDESLDGPCLAELEELVGQSAAAGMVVKLSVEGEVRSYASEVEQTAYRVVQEALTNVHKHAAGARTHVRLAHRSAEIAMQVENEPPPEPGSAQAARLPSGGNGLLGMKERVSALGGVFVSGPTDAGGFRVSAVIPAGAV
- a CDS encoding helix-turn-helix domain-containing protein; this encodes MAHAQGKYRDFEGLRTQAIALRRAGYSLRQIRDELKIFNNDILNQLVKGEPPPEWTKRPNAKDDLRARARELRLQGWTYDQIEAELGCSRSSVSLWVRDLPKPERKRSREEAAAIARRGWEAKLRLRDEERQRTKETARQAIGNLSARELFLVGVSLYWAEGGKDKPYDRRENVAFVNSDPSMIQVFLAWLNLLGVERERLRYSVMIHETADVTGAEQYWADLVGADRSAFNKTTLKRHNPKTTRKNVGDSYRGCLVIKVLKSADLYRRIEGSWYGIVVSAREADQQNRT